The following coding sequences are from one Lolium rigidum isolate FL_2022 chromosome 6, APGP_CSIRO_Lrig_0.1, whole genome shotgun sequence window:
- the LOC124663063 gene encoding reticulon-like protein B1 yields MASSVSGSVLDDDYHYQSSHISELPPNIPEVTIPEDTIVNIARSLRYEINRGFFTLKEIGQGRDLKKFLIVVAGLWVLSVLGSSCNFLTLAYIVFVVLYTVPVLYEKYDDKVDAFGEKAMIELKKYYAIVDEKYLSKIPKGPLKNKKQ; encoded by the exons ATGGCTTCAAGTGTTTCTGGGTCTGTATTGGACGACGACTACCACTACCAGAGCTCCCACATTTCAGA GTTGCCCCCAAACATTCCTGAGGTGACGATTCCAGAGGACACCATTGTGAACATTGCCCGGTCGCTGAGATATGAGATCAACAGGGGCTTCTTTACTTTGAAGGAGATCGGCCAGGGTCGTGATCTGAAGAAATTCCTCATT GTGGTTGCGGGTCTCTGGGTTCTTTCTGTTCTTGGGAGCTCTTGCAACTTCTTGACATTGGCATATATAG TCTTCGTGGTGCTCTACACGGTGCCAGTTCTGTATGAGAAGTACGATGACAAGGTTGATGCTTTCGGTGAGAAGGCCATGATCGAACTGAAGAAGTACTATGCCATCGTCGACGAGAAGTACCTCTCCAAGATCCCCAAGGGTCCTCTGAAGAACAAGAAGCAATAG